One Mycolicibacterium parafortuitum DNA segment encodes these proteins:
- the adhP gene encoding alcohol dehydrogenase AdhP, translated as MTDNTMRAAVVTAFGEPLVVEDRALPTPGPGEALVKLVTSGVCHTDLHAAHGDWPVKPAPPFIPGHEGFGTVVAVGDGVEDLAPGDMVGNAWLWSACGVCEYCRTGWETLCESQRNGGYSVDGSFGTYMLVDAAFAARIPDGVDPVEVAPILCAGVTVYKGLKVTGTRPGQWVAISGIGGLGHVAVQYARAMGLRVVAIDVDDSKLDLATRLGAEVVVNARTADVVAEVQQATGGTHGVLVTAVHREAFGQAIGLARRGGTIVFVGLPPGDFPAPIFDIVLKGLTIRGSIVGTRQDMVEAIDFFARGLVHPTVQTTRLDDINDVFDRMERGQIDGRVVIDFR; from the coding sequence ATGACCGACAACACGATGCGCGCCGCGGTCGTCACGGCGTTCGGTGAACCGCTGGTGGTCGAGGACCGCGCTCTGCCCACGCCAGGGCCGGGCGAGGCACTGGTGAAGCTCGTGACCTCCGGGGTGTGTCACACCGATCTGCATGCAGCACACGGTGATTGGCCCGTCAAACCGGCGCCGCCGTTCATCCCCGGGCACGAGGGCTTCGGCACCGTCGTCGCTGTCGGCGACGGGGTCGAGGACCTGGCCCCGGGAGACATGGTCGGCAACGCCTGGCTGTGGTCGGCCTGCGGGGTGTGCGAGTACTGCCGCACCGGGTGGGAGACGCTGTGCGAGAGCCAGCGCAACGGCGGTTACAGCGTCGACGGGAGTTTCGGCACCTACATGCTCGTCGACGCGGCGTTCGCCGCGCGGATCCCCGACGGCGTCGATCCGGTCGAGGTCGCCCCGATCCTGTGCGCGGGTGTCACCGTGTACAAGGGGCTGAAGGTCACCGGTACGCGGCCCGGTCAATGGGTGGCGATCTCGGGGATCGGCGGCCTCGGCCACGTCGCGGTGCAATACGCCAGGGCGATGGGTCTGCGGGTGGTGGCGATCGACGTCGACGATTCCAAACTCGACCTCGCGACGAGGTTGGGTGCGGAGGTGGTGGTCAACGCGCGCACCGCGGATGTGGTCGCCGAGGTGCAGCAGGCCACCGGCGGGACGCACGGTGTGCTCGTGACGGCCGTGCACCGGGAGGCCTTCGGTCAGGCGATCGGGCTGGCGCGGCGCGGCGGCACCATCGTCTTCGTCGGCCTTCCGCCCGGCGATTTCCCGGCCCCGATCTTCGACATCGTGCTCAAGGGGCTGACGATCCGCGGTTCGATCGTCGGTACCCGCCAGGACATGGTGGAGGCGATCGACTTCTTCGCCCGCGGGCTCGTGCACCCGACCGTGCAGACGACGCGCCTGGACGACATCAACGACGTCTTCGACAGGATGGAACGCGGTCAGATCGACGGACGGGTCGTCATCGACTTTCGCTGA
- a CDS encoding PGRS repeat-containing protein — protein MFGPGGWLIGDGLDAVAGCVGAACHGGNGGLLFGNGGRGADGIGVGVAGGNGGRGGLFGGNGGDGGHGGLGARGGNGGDAGLLALFGQGGNGGDGGAGYAGATGATGVAGTQGETGAGGARGHDGANGVDGAAGSDGAAGVNDTGAPGSDGQSGALGAPGLPGGAGNPGGNGGDGGAGGHSILGLPLIDPGDGGRGGDGAGYGASGGNGGNGGDTLISLLGGTGGRGGDGGNGAAGAPGATGGDGGDGGNGEAGADGGNGQVGGRGGDGGAGATGGTGVAGGNGGNGGAGGLFGRGGKAGDGGAGGTGGTGGAGGAGGGGGNGGDGGAGGNGGNGGHGGDAGRGGDGAAGGNGGNGGNGGNTDGLNNSVLDQPGLGGAGGLGGAGGTGGDAGAPGAGGLGGDAGKGGYGGDAGAGGRGGDGGTGGAGGQGGQAGRAGSSGLFGSRGDSGSDGVSGGSGQPGVRGVDGQDGQRGSDGASGTRGADGVSGATADRGADGARGNDGTSGNGA, from the coding sequence ATGTTCGGACCCGGCGGCTGGCTGATCGGCGACGGTCTGGACGCCGTCGCCGGATGTGTGGGTGCGGCGTGTCACGGCGGCAACGGCGGACTCCTGTTCGGCAACGGCGGGCGCGGCGCAGACGGGATCGGGGTCGGCGTGGCCGGCGGAAACGGCGGGCGCGGCGGACTCTTCGGCGGCAACGGCGGCGACGGGGGTCACGGCGGCCTCGGCGCGCGCGGCGGAAATGGCGGTGACGCAGGGCTTTTGGCGTTGTTCGGGCAAGGCGGCAACGGCGGTGACGGTGGCGCCGGGTACGCCGGAGCCACGGGTGCGACCGGAGTCGCCGGCACTCAGGGCGAGACGGGGGCCGGCGGCGCGCGGGGACATGACGGTGCGAACGGGGTCGACGGAGCGGCCGGTTCCGACGGGGCGGCCGGAGTCAACGACACCGGAGCCCCGGGCTCCGACGGGCAGTCCGGCGCCCTCGGTGCGCCGGGACTGCCCGGCGGTGCGGGCAACCCCGGTGGCAACGGCGGCGATGGCGGGGCCGGAGGCCACTCGATCCTGGGTCTTCCGCTCATCGACCCCGGCGACGGCGGCCGCGGCGGCGACGGTGCGGGGTACGGCGCGTCCGGTGGCAACGGAGGCAACGGCGGAGACACCTTGATAAGCCTTCTCGGCGGGACCGGCGGCCGTGGGGGTGACGGCGGCAACGGCGCTGCCGGAGCGCCCGGCGCGACCGGCGGTGACGGTGGTGACGGCGGGAACGGCGAGGCGGGCGCCGACGGTGGGAACGGGCAGGTGGGCGGCAGAGGCGGTGACGGTGGCGCCGGCGCGACCGGTGGCACCGGAGTCGCGGGCGGCAACGGCGGCAACGGCGGCGCCGGTGGACTGTTCGGACGGGGCGGCAAGGCGGGCGACGGCGGTGCGGGCGGAACCGGAGGAACCGGGGGAGCAGGCGGCGCCGGAGGCGGCGGCGGCAATGGCGGCGATGGGGGTGCCGGGGGCAACGGAGGCAACGGAGGACACGGCGGAGACGCAGGTCGAGGCGGCGACGGCGCAGCCGGCGGGAATGGTGGCAATGGTGGAAACGGCGGCAACACCGACGGCCTGAACAACAGTGTCCTGGACCAGCCCGGCCTCGGCGGTGCCGGAGGCCTCGGCGGTGCCGGCGGTACGGGTGGTGACGCAGGTGCACCCGGGGCGGGCGGGCTCGGAGGCGACGCGGGTAAGGGCGGTTACGGTGGCGACGCCGGTGCCGGGGGCCGCGGCGGTGACGGCGGTACCGGCGGTGCGGGCGGTCAGGGTGGGCAGGCAGGCCGTGCCGGATCAAGTGGGCTGTTCGGATCGCGCGGGGACAGCGGCTCCGACGGGGTATCCGGGGGCAGCGGCCAACCGGGTGTGCGTGGAGTCGACGGGCAGGACGGGCAACGCGGATCCGACGGTGCGTCGGGAACCCGTGGCGCCGACGGTGTGTCGGGGGCTACCGCCGACCGCGGTGCGGACGGCGCCCGAGGCAACGACGGGACGTCCGGCAACGGCGCCTGA
- the rplM gene encoding 50S ribosomal protein L13, producing the protein MSTYTPKAGDTTRSWYVIDATDVVLGRLAAEAAKLLRGKHKPTFTPNVDSGDFVVIINAEKIALSGDKLTKKFAYSHSGYPGGLRKRTIGDLLAKHPTRVVENAIIGMLPHTKLSRQVQKKLKVYAGPEHPHAAQQPIPFEIKQVAQ; encoded by the coding sequence GTGTCTACGTACACGCCGAAGGCGGGTGACACCACGCGTTCGTGGTACGTCATCGACGCCACGGACGTGGTGCTCGGCCGGCTCGCCGCGGAAGCAGCCAAGCTGCTGCGCGGCAAGCACAAGCCGACGTTCACGCCCAATGTCGACAGCGGCGATTTCGTCGTCATCATCAACGCCGAGAAGATCGCCCTCAGCGGCGACAAGCTCACCAAGAAGTTCGCCTACAGCCACTCGGGTTACCCCGGCGGTCTGCGCAAGCGCACGATCGGCGATCTGCTGGCCAAGCACCCGACCCGCGTCGTTGAGAACGCGATCATCGGCATGCTTCCGCACACCAAGCTGAGCCGTCAGGTCCAGAAGAAGCTGAAGGTCTACGCGGGTCCGGAGCATCCGCACGCCGCGCAGCAGCCGATTCCGTTCGAGATCAAGCAGGTGGCCCAGTGA
- a CDS encoding WXG100 family type VII secretion target, which produces MTPSGPHGPALATDFELMVSVADKTDLRNDEIRAMLAQFIGAMSSVPPSVWGGVAAVRFREVMERWNAESAKLHSALQRIAQTIRDNERVLREATDSHSQRIAAVAQSL; this is translated from the coding sequence ATGACACCGTCAGGTCCGCACGGGCCCGCACTGGCCACCGATTTCGAGCTCATGGTGTCGGTGGCCGATAAGACCGACCTCCGCAACGACGAGATCCGCGCGATGCTTGCGCAGTTCATCGGCGCGATGAGCAGTGTGCCGCCGTCGGTGTGGGGCGGGGTCGCGGCGGTGCGCTTCCGGGAGGTGATGGAGCGGTGGAACGCGGAGTCGGCGAAACTCCATTCCGCTCTGCAGCGCATCGCCCAGACCATCCGTGACAACGAACGGGTCCTGCGCGAGGCCACCGACAGCCACTCGCAGCGCATCGCTGCGGTCGCGCAGAGTCTGTGA
- the adh gene encoding aldehyde dehydrogenase — protein sequence MTVYARPGADGSLMSFKPRYDNYIGGQWVAPNAGRYFENPTPVTGQPFTEVARSDDSDIEKALDAAHAAAPAWGKTSAAERAVILNKIADRIEENLESIALAESWDNGKPIRETLNADIPLAVDHFRYFAGAIRAQEGSLSEIDDDTVAYHFHEPLGVVGQIIPWNFPILMAVWKLAPALAAGNAVVLKPAEQTPASILYLMEIIGDLLPGGVVNVVNGFGVEAGKPLASSNRIAKIAFTGETTTGRLIMQYASQNLIPVTLELGGKSPNIFFNDVLAADDSYQDKALEGFTMFALNQGEVCTCPSRSLIQADIYDDFLALAAIRTKAVRQGDPLDTETMIGAQASNDQLEKILSYIEIGKSEGAQVLTGGERAQLGGDLNGGYYVAPTIFTGNNSMRVFQEEIFGPVVAVTSFTDYDDAIRIANDTLYGLGAGVWSRNGNTAYRAGRDIKAGRVWTNCYHQYPAHAAFGGYKQSGIGRENHKMMLDHYQQTKNLLVSYSDQALGFF from the coding sequence ATGACTGTCTACGCCCGTCCCGGCGCCGACGGCTCCCTGATGTCGTTCAAGCCCCGCTACGACAACTACATCGGCGGCCAGTGGGTCGCGCCCAACGCCGGCCGCTACTTCGAGAACCCGACGCCCGTCACCGGCCAGCCGTTCACCGAGGTCGCGCGTTCCGACGACAGCGACATCGAGAAGGCCCTCGACGCCGCCCACGCCGCGGCGCCGGCCTGGGGCAAGACCTCGGCCGCCGAGCGCGCCGTGATCCTGAACAAGATCGCCGACCGCATCGAGGAGAACCTCGAATCCATCGCGCTGGCCGAGTCCTGGGACAACGGCAAGCCGATCCGCGAGACGCTCAACGCCGATATCCCGTTGGCGGTGGACCATTTCCGCTACTTCGCCGGTGCGATCCGTGCGCAGGAGGGGTCGCTGAGCGAGATCGACGACGACACCGTGGCCTATCACTTCCACGAGCCGCTGGGGGTGGTCGGCCAGATCATCCCGTGGAACTTCCCGATCCTGATGGCGGTCTGGAAGCTCGCCCCGGCGCTGGCCGCGGGTAACGCGGTGGTGCTCAAGCCCGCCGAACAGACCCCGGCGTCGATCCTGTACCTGATGGAGATCATCGGCGACCTGCTGCCCGGCGGCGTCGTCAACGTGGTGAACGGGTTCGGTGTCGAGGCGGGCAAGCCGCTCGCCTCCAGCAACCGGATCGCCAAGATCGCGTTCACCGGCGAGACCACCACCGGCCGGCTGATCATGCAGTACGCATCGCAGAACCTGATCCCGGTCACCTTGGAGCTCGGCGGCAAGAGCCCGAACATCTTCTTCAACGACGTGCTCGCCGCCGACGACAGCTACCAGGACAAGGCGCTGGAGGGCTTCACGATGTTCGCCCTCAACCAGGGTGAGGTGTGCACGTGCCCGTCGCGGTCGCTGATCCAGGCCGACATCTACGACGATTTCCTCGCGCTGGCCGCGATCCGCACCAAGGCGGTCCGCCAGGGCGATCCGCTGGACACCGAGACGATGATCGGCGCGCAGGCCTCCAACGACCAGCTGGAAAAGATCCTGTCCTACATCGAGATCGGCAAGAGCGAGGGCGCCCAGGTCCTCACCGGTGGCGAGCGGGCGCAGCTCGGCGGCGATCTGAACGGCGGTTACTACGTCGCCCCGACGATCTTCACCGGCAACAACTCGATGCGGGTCTTCCAGGAGGAGATCTTCGGACCGGTCGTGGCCGTCACCTCGTTCACCGACTACGACGACGCGATCCGCATCGCCAACGACACCCTCTACGGTCTCGGCGCCGGGGTGTGGAGCCGCAACGGCAACACCGCCTACCGCGCCGGGCGTGACATCAAGGCCGGCCGGGTGTGGACGAACTGCTATCACCAGTACCCCGCGCACGCGGCGTTCGGCGGATACAAGCAGTCCGGCATCGGCCGCGAGAACCACAAGATGATGCTCGACCACTACCAGCAGACCAAGAATCTGCTGGTGAGCTACAGCGACCAAGCTCTCGGATTCTTCTGA
- the rpsI gene encoding 30S ribosomal protein S9 — protein MGAETETEAYSDAEYEAPREPVLIDRPIQTVGRRKEAVVRVRLVPGTGQFNLDGRTLENYFPNKVHQQLIKAPLVTVDRLEQFDIFAHLDGGGPSGQAGALRLAIARALILVQPEDRPALKKAGFLTRDPRAIERKKYGLKKARKAPQYSKR, from the coding sequence ATCGGTGCCGAGACCGAGACCGAGGCCTACAGCGACGCCGAGTACGAGGCCCCGCGCGAGCCGGTCCTGATCGACCGTCCCATCCAGACCGTCGGCCGCCGCAAGGAAGCCGTCGTCCGGGTGCGCCTGGTTCCCGGCACCGGCCAGTTCAACCTGGACGGCCGCACGCTGGAGAACTACTTCCCGAACAAGGTGCACCAGCAGCTCATCAAGGCCCCGCTGGTCACCGTCGACCGCCTCGAGCAGTTCGACATCTTCGCCCATCTCGATGGTGGCGGCCCGTCGGGCCAGGCCGGCGCCCTGCGTCTGGCCATCGCCCGCGCCCTGATCCTGGTGCAGCCGGAAGACCGGCCCGCACTGAAGAAGGCCGGCTTCCTGACCCGCGACCCGCGAGCCATCGAGCGCAAGAAGTACGGACTCAAGAAGGCCCGCAAGGCGCCTCAGTACAGCAAGCGCTGA
- a CDS encoding type VII secretion-associated protein, with amino-acid sequence MTAIVEVGPHTLRGPDPVPESLVAAALDGGDDPVALVGDEAVPVRELWGDVLRTACGGTASAVVVVVPTWWPAGRVDVVATAAGDVFADPVVVRRASLLEDDDVTVLEFAPDHAVITAPACDPAVVARDAPDLAQHLPAAGCVLVDIPAGVAEPSPDLVAQLRHRGIVLRRSNPRLVEAAAVAMLTRRSPVPVARVRLRVSPRVAAVLTGAAVTTAAVAGGWAAEMHTTSPSEATRLLVEGRVAVRVPARWPADRVTTGPGSARVRVAAPNGLPALHITQSVGGAVELPEVAASLRRALEREPDGVFADFDPAGERAGRSAVTYVERRSDTVTRWAVLTDGEVRIAIGCQDEPAREQFAQECVDAVRSAHAVN; translated from the coding sequence GTGACAGCAATCGTCGAGGTCGGCCCGCACACCCTGCGCGGGCCGGACCCCGTCCCGGAATCGCTCGTCGCCGCAGCGCTGGACGGAGGCGACGATCCCGTCGCACTGGTCGGCGACGAGGCCGTGCCGGTGCGCGAACTGTGGGGTGACGTGCTGCGGACCGCGTGCGGGGGCACCGCATCGGCGGTCGTCGTGGTCGTCCCGACCTGGTGGCCGGCCGGCCGTGTCGACGTCGTCGCCACCGCCGCCGGCGATGTCTTCGCAGACCCCGTCGTGGTGCGGCGCGCGTCGCTGCTCGAGGACGACGACGTCACCGTGCTGGAGTTCGCGCCCGACCATGCCGTGATCACGGCACCGGCCTGCGATCCCGCCGTGGTGGCGCGTGACGCGCCGGATCTGGCTCAGCACCTGCCTGCGGCGGGCTGTGTGCTCGTCGACATCCCCGCCGGTGTCGCGGAACCGTCCCCCGACCTCGTCGCGCAACTACGCCACCGCGGTATCGTCCTGCGCCGCAGCAACCCCCGACTCGTCGAGGCGGCCGCCGTGGCGATGCTGACCCGACGGTCACCGGTTCCCGTCGCACGGGTGCGTTTACGCGTATCGCCCCGGGTGGCCGCGGTGCTGACCGGCGCCGCGGTGACGACCGCGGCCGTGGCCGGTGGATGGGCCGCCGAGATGCACACCACGTCCCCGTCGGAGGCCACCCGGCTGCTCGTGGAGGGGCGGGTCGCCGTTCGTGTACCCGCCCGCTGGCCGGCCGACCGCGTGACGACCGGTCCCGGGTCGGCGCGGGTGCGCGTCGCCGCGCCGAACGGGCTTCCGGCACTGCACATCACGCAATCCGTCGGTGGCGCGGTGGAACTGCCGGAGGTCGCCGCATCTCTGCGGCGGGCTCTCGAACGCGAACCCGACGGCGTGTTCGCCGACTTCGACCCGGCGGGCGAACGCGCAGGACGATCGGCGGTGACGTACGTCGAGCGACGTTCGGACACCGTGACACGCTGGGCGGTGCTGACCGACGGCGAGGTACGCATCGCGATCGGATGCCAGGACGAACCCGCCCGTGAGCAATTCGCCCAGGAGTGCGTCGACGCGGTGCGCTCGGCGCATGCCGTGAACTGA
- a CDS encoding WXG100 family type VII secretion target — MTDTLSYDFGEIEYAVRQEIHSTASRFNAALEDLRAQIAPLQATWTADAAEAYRIEQTRWEQSATALNDILINLGNAVREGSDDVAATDRRAANAWGA; from the coding sequence ATGACCGACACCCTGTCCTATGATTTCGGCGAGATCGAGTACGCGGTCCGCCAGGAGATCCATTCCACCGCTTCACGATTCAACGCCGCGCTGGAGGATCTGCGCGCGCAGATCGCCCCGCTGCAGGCCACCTGGACGGCAGATGCCGCCGAGGCATACCGGATCGAGCAGACCCGCTGGGAACAGTCCGCCACCGCGTTGAACGACATCCTGATCAACCTCGGCAACGCGGTGCGCGAGGGTTCCGACGATGTCGCGGCGACCGACCGCAGAGCCGCCAACGCCTGGGGCGCCTGA
- a CDS encoding helix-turn-helix domain-containing protein — MATSTSSTGRSPGAPSPSRLRALHELFVAGEVDTGYLDSVAVRPVVAQSWQRSLAGGVDPDLDGARAAGAAAAVDRLRQTHPLAPALPVIRRLLVDDAVDSGIVVAVSAADGTLLWVEGDPAACRRAEAMNFVPGADWSERGAGTNAPGTALAVDRELQIHGSEHFSRIVQPWSCTAAPVHDPTTGALLGAIDLTGGSDVATGQTLALVRATAMAVENHLALLRLTGIGAEPATRKPHLVVLGGDRPRWVTTDGNGHLQTTHLTGRHADILVLLSRHPEGLSADHLAVLLDEKDLDVVTVRAEMSRLRKVIGADHLGSRPYRLRTPITSDLGEVFAALDAADVDTALNRYPGPLLTQSVSPAIARLRTQLSVTLRAAVLAESAQGRADLLRRWLELPEGRDDRDGWQALRDSAGVTALARAQARGHLAGLDHELG, encoded by the coding sequence GTGGCAACTTCGACAAGCTCGACGGGACGGTCGCCCGGCGCGCCGTCGCCATCCCGGCTGCGCGCGCTGCACGAGTTGTTCGTCGCAGGCGAGGTCGACACCGGCTATCTGGACTCCGTCGCCGTTCGTCCCGTCGTCGCACAGAGTTGGCAGCGCAGCCTGGCCGGCGGCGTCGATCCCGATCTGGACGGTGCCCGCGCCGCCGGAGCCGCGGCCGCCGTCGACAGGCTGCGGCAGACCCATCCGCTGGCCCCCGCGCTGCCGGTCATCCGCAGGCTCCTCGTCGACGACGCAGTCGACTCCGGCATCGTCGTCGCGGTCAGCGCCGCCGACGGCACCCTGCTCTGGGTCGAAGGAGACCCCGCCGCATGCCGGCGGGCCGAGGCGATGAACTTCGTGCCCGGCGCCGACTGGAGCGAACGCGGCGCGGGCACCAACGCCCCGGGAACCGCACTGGCGGTGGACCGGGAGTTGCAGATCCACGGATCAGAACACTTCTCCCGCATCGTCCAGCCGTGGAGTTGCACCGCCGCCCCGGTGCACGACCCGACCACCGGTGCGCTGTTGGGCGCCATCGACCTGACCGGCGGAAGTGACGTCGCGACCGGGCAGACCCTCGCGCTGGTCCGCGCCACCGCCATGGCCGTGGAGAACCACCTCGCACTGCTGCGGCTCACCGGGATCGGGGCCGAGCCGGCCACCCGGAAACCCCACCTGGTGGTACTGGGCGGTGACCGGCCCCGCTGGGTCACCACCGACGGCAACGGCCATCTGCAGACCACCCACCTGACCGGCAGGCACGCCGACATCCTGGTGCTGCTGAGCCGCCATCCCGAGGGGCTGTCCGCCGACCACCTCGCCGTACTGCTCGACGAGAAGGACCTCGACGTCGTCACCGTGCGCGCCGAGATGTCGCGGCTGCGCAAGGTGATCGGTGCCGACCATCTCGGGTCGCGGCCGTACCGGCTGCGGACACCGATCACCAGCGACCTCGGCGAGGTGTTCGCCGCGCTGGACGCCGCCGACGTCGACACCGCGCTGAATCGCTATCCCGGTCCGCTGCTGACCCAGTCGGTGTCCCCGGCGATCGCGCGACTGCGCACCCAGCTGTCGGTCACGCTGCGCGCCGCGGTGCTGGCCGAGAGCGCACAGGGGCGGGCCGACCTGTTGCGCCGCTGGCTCGAGCTCCCCGAGGGGCGCGACGACCGTGACGGCTGGCAGGCGCTGCGCGACAGTGCCGGTGTCACCGCGCTGGCGCGCGCGCAGGCCCGCGGCCACCTCGCGGGCCTCGACCACGAACTCGGCTGA